From a single Fusobacterium pseudoperiodonticum genomic region:
- a CDS encoding ABC transporter permease gives MKKNSKLGLGYSLPINIWLTLFFLIPILIILSYSFLKRSTYGGVEFKLSFETFNIFVDKVFLTILVNTIYISILITIFTVLIAIPISYYIARSRHKQELLFLIIIPFWTNFLVRIYSWIALLGNNGFINHFLMKFHLINEPIKMLYNVPAVVVISVYTSLPFAILPLYAVVEKFDFSLLDAARDLGATNFQAFRKVFLPNIKAGIITSTIFTLIPALGSYAVPKLVGGTNSLMLGNVIAQHLTVTRNWPLASTISGALIVLTSIVLWVFSKYEEKENKVGEKNVK, from the coding sequence GTGAAAAAAAATAGTAAATTAGGATTAGGTTATTCTTTACCAATAAATATTTGGTTGACTTTATTTTTTCTTATTCCTATTTTAATTATTCTTTCTTATTCTTTTTTGAAAAGAAGTACCTATGGTGGAGTAGAGTTTAAATTATCATTTGAAACATTTAATATATTTGTGGATAAGGTATTTTTAACTATACTTGTGAATACTATATATATTTCAATATTAATAACTATTTTTACTGTCTTAATAGCCATACCGATTTCATATTATATAGCTAGATCAAGACATAAACAGGAACTTCTGTTCTTAATAATCATACCTTTTTGGACAAATTTTTTAGTTAGAATATATTCTTGGATAGCTCTTTTGGGTAACAATGGTTTTATTAATCACTTTCTTATGAAATTTCATCTGATTAATGAGCCTATAAAAATGCTATACAATGTTCCAGCTGTTGTGGTAATCTCAGTGTATACAAGTCTACCTTTTGCAATTTTACCTCTATATGCAGTGGTAGAAAAGTTTGACTTCTCACTTTTAGATGCAGCAAGAGACTTAGGAGCAACTAACTTCCAAGCTTTTAGAAAGGTATTTCTTCCTAATATTAAAGCAGGAATAATAACTTCAACTATTTTCACTTTGATACCAGCTTTAGGTTCTTATGCAGTACCTAAATTGGTGGGAGGAACAAATTCACTAATGCTAGGAAACGTTATAGCACAACATTTAACAGTTACAAGAAACTGGCCTTTAGCCTCGACTATTTCAGGAGCTTTAATAGTTCTAACAAGTATAGTCCTTTGGGTATTTTCAAAATATGAAGAAAAAGAAAACAAAGTAGGTGAAAAAAATGTCAAATAA
- a CDS encoding ABC transporter permease, whose protein sequence is MSNKLDRRKTSFVIFVLTMIFFYLPLAVLVIYSFNNGKGMAWQGFSLRWYKELFRHSSNIWKAFYYSIFIALISSFVSTVIGTFGAIALKWFDFKGKKYLKNISVLPLVVPDIIIGVSLLIMFATVKFKLGITTIFIAHTTFNIPYVLFIILSRLDEFDYSVVEAAYDLGATNRQTLTKVIIPMLLPAIVSAFLMALTLSFDDFVITFFVSGPGSSTLPLRIYSMIRLGVSPVVNALSVLLIAISILLTLSTKKLQKNFIK, encoded by the coding sequence ATGTCAAATAAATTAGATAGAAGAAAAACATCTTTTGTAATTTTTGTTCTTACTATGATATTCTTTTACTTACCGCTTGCTGTTTTAGTTATTTATTCTTTCAATAATGGAAAGGGTATGGCTTGGCAAGGATTTTCTTTAAGATGGTATAAAGAATTGTTTAGACACTCAAGCAATATATGGAAGGCTTTTTATTACAGTATATTTATTGCTTTGATTTCATCCTTTGTTTCAACAGTAATAGGGACATTTGGAGCCATAGCTTTAAAGTGGTTTGACTTCAAAGGGAAGAAATATTTAAAAAATATAAGCGTTCTACCTCTTGTTGTACCAGATATAATAATAGGGGTATCACTTCTTATAATGTTTGCAACAGTGAAATTTAAACTAGGGATTACAACAATATTTATAGCACATACAACTTTTAATATCCCTTATGTTTTATTTATTATACTTTCAAGACTTGATGAATTTGATTATTCAGTTGTAGAAGCAGCCTATGATTTAGGAGCAACAAATAGACAGACTTTAACAAAGGTTATTATTCCTATGTTATTGCCAGCTATAGTATCAGCATTCTTAATGGCTTTAACATTATCTTTTGATGATTTCGTGATAACTTTCTTTGTTTCAGGACCAGGGTCTTCAACTCTGCCACTTAGAATATATTCTATGATAAGACTTGGAGTTTCTCCAGTGGTAAATGCTCTATCAGTTCTGTTGATAGCTATCTCAATTTTATTGACATTATCAACAAAAAAATTACAAAAGAATTTCATAAAATAG
- a CDS encoding manganese efflux pump MntP family protein, with product MSTIAVLITALALAMDAMSLSIYQGIASTENQRKQNFIKIILTFGIFQFAMALVGSLSGSLFVHYISLYSKYISFAIFLFLGLMMLKEALKKEEMEYDEKYLDIKTLIIMGVATSLDALLVGLTYSILPFHKVLVYTVEIGIITAIISGLGFIVGNKFGDILGQKSHFLGAALLIFISINALI from the coding sequence ATGTCAACAATTGCTGTTTTAATAACTGCCTTAGCACTGGCTATGGATGCTATGTCTCTTTCTATCTATCAGGGAATAGCCTCTACAGAAAATCAAAGAAAGCAAAATTTCATAAAAATAATATTAACATTTGGAATTTTTCAGTTTGCTATGGCATTAGTGGGATCACTGTCAGGAAGTTTATTTGTCCACTATATTTCATTGTATTCAAAGTATATTTCTTTTGCAATCTTCTTATTTTTAGGACTTATGATGTTAAAGGAAGCTTTGAAAAAAGAAGAGATGGAATATGATGAGAAATACTTAGATATCAAAACTTTGATTATAATGGGAGTGGCTACAAGTTTAGATGCACTCTTGGTTGGTTTGACATATTCAATACTTCCTTTCCATAAAGTGTTAGTATATACTGTTGAAATTGGGATTATAACAGCTATAATATCAGGATTAGGTTTCATAGTTGGAAATAAATTTGGAGATATATTAGGACAAAAATCTCATTTTTTAGGAGCAGCACTTTTAATATTTATATCAATAAATGCGTTAATATAA
- a CDS encoding ABC transporter ATP-binding protein gives MEKKDIKIVNVNKSFDGVQILKDINLTIEQGEFFSIIGPSGCGKTTLLRMIAGFISPDSGAIYLGDENIVDLPPNLRNVNTIFQKYALFPHLNVFENVAFPLRLKKTDEKTINEEVMKYLKLVGLDEHSTKKVSQLSGGQQQRVSIARALINKPGVLLLDEPLSALDAKLRQNLLIELDLIHDEVGITFIFITHDQQEALSISDRIAVMNAGKVLQVGTPAEVYEAPADTFVADFLGENNFFSGKVTGIINEELAKIDLEGIGEIIIEQDKKVQIGDKVTVSLRPEKIRLSKNEITKSKNCINSVAVYVDEYIYSGFQSKYYVHLKNNKDLKFKIFLQHAAFFDDNDEKAIWWDEDAYITWDAFDGYLVEVESEKK, from the coding sequence TTGGAAAAAAAAGATATAAAAATAGTTAATGTAAACAAAAGTTTTGACGGAGTTCAAATTTTAAAAGATATTAACTTGACAATAGAACAAGGGGAGTTTTTTTCTATTATAGGACCGTCGGGTTGTGGTAAAACCACCTTATTAAGAATGATAGCTGGATTTATTTCGCCTGATAGTGGAGCTATATACCTTGGTGACGAGAATATAGTTGACCTACCACCAAATCTTAGAAATGTAAATACAATATTTCAAAAATATGCTCTTTTTCCTCATTTAAATGTTTTTGAAAATGTTGCCTTTCCTTTAAGGCTAAAAAAGACAGATGAAAAAACAATAAATGAAGAAGTTATGAAATACTTGAAACTTGTTGGGCTAGATGAACATAGCACAAAAAAAGTTAGTCAATTATCAGGAGGACAACAACAAAGAGTTTCAATAGCAAGAGCCTTGATAAATAAGCCAGGGGTTTTATTACTAGATGAACCTCTATCGGCACTTGATGCAAAATTAAGACAAAATCTTTTGATAGAGCTGGATTTAATTCATGATGAAGTTGGGATTACTTTTATCTTCATAACTCATGATCAACAAGAAGCTCTATCAATATCAGATAGAATAGCAGTTATGAATGCTGGAAAAGTTCTACAAGTAGGAACACCTGCTGAAGTTTATGAAGCACCAGCAGACACTTTTGTTGCTGATTTCTTAGGAGAAAACAATTTCTTCAGTGGAAAGGTAACAGGAATAATAAATGAAGAATTAGCGAAGATAGACTTAGAAGGTATAGGAGAAATAATAATAGAGCAAGATAAGAAGGTACAAATTGGAGATAAGGTTACTGTTTCTCTAAGACCTGAAAAAATTAGACTTTCTAAGAATGAAATAACTAAGTCTAAAAATTGTATAAACAGTGTGGCTGTTTATGTTGATGAATATATATATTCAGGTTTCCAAAGTAAATATTATGTTCATCTAAAAAATAATAAGGATTTAAAATTTAAAATCTTCTTACAACATGCTGCCTTTTTTGATGACAATGATGAAAAAGCAATATGGTGGGACGAAGATGCATACATCACATGGGATGCTTTTGATGGCTATCTAGTGGAGGTGGAAAGTGAAAAAAAATAG